The following proteins come from a genomic window of Solidesulfovibrio sp.:
- a CDS encoding PH domain-containing protein, with translation MEWAQVFPMAQSAVKTGWLSALFGGLLVLWVALFFFLNAMIRGAANAEIALRGGTLMVRGSVYGRDIPLADVDAGAARPVDLGQAGPKSLKWRTNGIGLPGLAAGWYRLTDGEKALVFVTDKSRAVYVPTRQGFAVVVSPGDPGRFLEALRREGGRQPGAARPQEGNPPPPAI, from the coding sequence ATGGAATGGGCACAGGTCTTTCCCATGGCCCAAAGCGCCGTGAAGACCGGCTGGCTGTCCGCCCTTTTCGGCGGCCTGCTCGTGTTGTGGGTGGCCTTGTTCTTCTTCCTCAACGCCATGATCCGCGGCGCGGCCAACGCCGAGATCGCCCTGCGAGGCGGAACGCTCATGGTGCGCGGCTCGGTCTACGGCCGCGACATCCCCCTGGCCGACGTGGATGCCGGCGCGGCCAGGCCCGTGGACCTCGGCCAGGCCGGGCCCAAAAGCCTCAAATGGCGCACCAACGGCATCGGCCTGCCGGGGCTGGCCGCCGGCTGGTATCGCCTGACCGACGGCGAAAAGGCCCTGGTGTTCGTCACGGACAAGAGCCGGGCCGTCTACGTGCCCACCCGGCAGGGGTTTGCCGTGGTCGTCAGTCCCGGCGATCCCGGCCGGTTCCTCGAAGCCCTGCGCCGCGAGGGCGGGCGGCAGCCGGGCGCGGCCAGGCCCCAGGAAGGCAACCCGCCGCCACCGGCCATCTAG